In Aegilops tauschii subsp. strangulata cultivar AL8/78 chromosome 3, Aet v6.0, whole genome shotgun sequence, one genomic interval encodes:
- the LOC109782770 gene encoding protein MLN51 homolog: MADPPPPDAHPEQSPATEKPPAAPLTPEPEDAAEQDVESEVDEEYVSDPDDALPEMRRREASDDEGSEEGRRPPRARIDPDHDDDGQGAPEDYEGEVEEDEDEEYYDDLLDEEEVGEGLEEEYDGHAVPPKEVAAGQGEAGEKPGEEGAEAEAEADGEEKKEQEPFAVPTSGAFYMHDDRFQEDGRGRRRRMLGGRKLWDAKDDQAWVHDRFEEMNVHEERYEDKRMSRGRFRGRGSGGRTRGTARGFSRGGRYHSYHEDSDNQNHSENQNRPQKIVRGRGPRRYDTIAKNNRDVVGFQRKQPTRSREPTAHSAAAREPGQISNAHSEAVPAKKNVVNSSLNSASPPFYPSGASNQVGAQRRDIQPGGSNKVHPSSMKMDDNMKLQSGPVVRGKGTTDYGGRDRFHAEGPVRPSPARSVGGSSYSSGFASSSINSGQSPNNRAQGGNASIGVPSHNRPTPSFQQTSRVSTQQQNHNSIMHQKSGQVPSQAAMRIPTQQLSHRTGNASPSAQHLPARSTESDENGSYPSSNQSKTSEVEKTNKETGRGSFMYGGAQVIGAAGLAQGEQNFPGTPALLPVMQFGGQHPGGLGVPTVGMALPGYVAQQQLGMGNNEMAWLPLLAGAAGAFGGSYPPYITLDPSFYSRSSGQTSSSVPSREGNVNHGAKSPPQNDIVTEELDQRQNKHRRYSEMNFSQ; this comes from the exons ATGGCCGACCCGCCGCCCCCGGACGCGCACCCGGAGCAATCCCCCGCCACCGAGAAGCCCCCCGCGGCGCCTCTGACACCCGAACCCGAGGATGCGGCGGAGCAGGATGTCGAGTCGGAGGTGGATGAGGAGTACGTGAGCGACCCCGACGACGCTCTCCCGGAGATGCGTCGCCGGGAGGCCAGCGACGACGAGGGGTCCGAGGAAGGTAGGCGGCCTCCCAGGGCGCGGATCGACCCCGACCACGACGACGACGGCCAAGGTGCCCCGGAGGATTACGAGGGCGAagtggaggaggacgaggacgaggaatACTACGATGATTTGTTGGACGAGGAGGAGGTGGGCGAGGGGCTCGAGGAGGAGTATGATGGCCACGCGGTGCCGCCCAAGGAGGTCGCCGCCGGCCAGGGGGAGGCGGGCGAGAAGCCTGGGGAGGAGGGAGCGGAGGCGGAGGCTGAGGCTGACGGGGAAGAGAAGAAGGAGCAGGAGCCGTTCGCGGTGCCCACCTCCGGCGCGTTTTACATGCATGATGACCGGTTTCAGGAGGACGGCCGGGGCCGACGCAG GCGAATGCTTGGTGGGAGGAAGTTATGGGATGCTAAAGACGATCAAGCATGGGTGCATGACAGATTCGAGGAGATGAACGTGCATGAGGAGCGCTATGAA GATAAGCGAATGTCAAGAGGCCGTTTTAGAGGTCGTGGTAGTGGAGGTAGGACTAGAGGCACTGCCCGTGGATTTTCAAGAGGAGGGAGGTACCACAGTTATCACGAAGATAGCGACAACCAAAATCACAGTGAAAACCAGAACCGGCCCCAAAAGATTGTCCGCGGGAGAGGACCCAGACGTTATGACACAATTGCAAAGAACAACCGAGATGTTGTCGGGTTCCAACGTAAACA ACCAACAAGATCTCGCGAACCGACCGCTCATTCTGCAGCGGCCAGAGAGCCTGGCCAAATTTCAAATGCACATTCGGAAGCAGTTCCTGCTAAAAAGAATGTTGTCAATTCAAGCTTAAATTCTGCGTCACCACCATTTTATCCCTCTGGTGCCTCAAACCAAGTGGGAGCTCAAAGAAGGGACATACAACCAGGAGGTTCAAATAAGGTTCATCCATCTTCCATGAAGATGGATGACAACATGAAGCTACAATCTGGTCCAGTAGTTAGAGGGAAAGGAACCACGGACTATGGTGGACGAGATAGGTTTCATGCCGAGGGTCCTGTTAGACCATCTCCTGCAAGAAGTGTAGGAGGATCATCATACTCATCAGGGTTTGCATCATCATCAATCAATTCTGGTCAATCCCCTAATAACAGGGCTCAAGGGGGAAATGCAAGCATTGGTGTTCCTTCACATAATCGGCCCACACCCTCATTTCAGCAAACTTCCAGGGTTTCTACGCAACAGCAAAATCATAACTCAATTATGCACCAGAAGTCAGGCCAAGTACCTAGTCAAGCTGCAATGAGAATCCCAACTCAGCAGTTGAGCCATCGGACAGGCAATGCTTCACCAAGTGCTCAGCACCTACCTGCTAGATCAACTGAAAGTGACGAGAATGGTTCATATCCTAGTTCAAATCAATCCAAGACATCTGAGGTGGAAAAAACCAACAAAGAAACTGGACGGGGCTCCTTCATGTATGGTGGAGCCCAGGTTATTGGGGCTGCTGGTCTTGCCCAGGGTGAGCAAAATTTTCCTGGCACTCCAGCTCTCCTGCCAG TGATGCAATTTGGCGGCCAGCATCCAGGTGGGCTTGGAGTTCCTACTGTTGGTATGGCCCTCCCTGGCTATGTGGCTCAGCAGCAGCTGGGAATGGGAAATAACGAAATGGCGTG GTTGCCACTATTGGCTGGTGCAGCTGGGGCTTTTGGAGGATCATATCCACCTTACATTACCCTTGATCCAAGCTTTTACTCTAGGTCTTCAGGACAGACATCGTCGTCAGTTCCATCCAG GGAAGGTAACGTTAACCATGGGGCTAAATCTCCTCCTCAAAACG ATATTGTGACTGAAGAGCTTGATCAGCGCCAGAACAAGCATAGGAG ATACTCAGAGATGAACTTCAGTCAGTGA
- the LOC109782773 gene encoding heavy metal-associated isoprenylated plant protein 36 yields the protein MHVDSTSIYVSDIHIPVDMASTMGLKKALRWMPRSSASPRLEEDEDNNERNGLLRSHRDQNRVVPVTDLHVDEQPKAGAHVEPKTVALKVSMHCHGCARKVEKQISKLHGVVSIRIELGMKTVTVVGNVTPMQVLETVSKVIKYAHILPLP from the exons ATGCATGTAGATAGCACCTCTATATATGTGAGTGACATTCATATCCCAGTAGACATGGCTTCAACGATGGGTTTGAAGAAAGCTCTGCGTTGGATGCCACGTTCCTCTGCCAGCCCCcggctggaggaagacgaagacaACAACGAGAGGAACGGGCTGCTGAGGAGCCACCGGGATCAGAACCGGGTCGTGCCCGTGACGGATCTCCATGTTGACGAGCAACCCAAGGCAGGTGCGCATGTGGAGCCCAAG ACCGTGGCCCTGAAGGTGTCGATGCACTGCCATGGCTGTGCGAGGAAGGTCGAGAAGCAGATCTCCAAGCTCCACG GAGTTGTGTCCATCAGAATAGAGCTGGGGATGAAGACGGTGACCGTGGTTGGCAACGTGACCCCCATGCAAGTCCTGGAGACCGTCTCCAAGGTGATCAAGTACGCGCACATTCTGCCGCTGCCCTAG